One genomic region from Marinobacter szutsaonensis encodes:
- a CDS encoding ABC transporter permease, protein MTTATVSRWDRFRESFFWYSFKRDKVAIASFAVLLLMVLAAVFAPLLAPTDPYDLAQINIMNSELPPVGMSGSDPAFPLGTDAQGRDLLSTILYGTRVSLMIGFGAVILQAFLGILFGLLAGYLGGKVDAILMRIADVQLSFSTLMVAIIVGAVFKASFGNLMFGEIAIYMLIFIIGVAEWPQIARTVRASVLAEKKKEYVDAAKVMGFGTRRIMFRHILPNTLSPIFVIATVQIANAIISEAALSFLGLGMPETQPSLGSLIKSGFDYIQSGSWWITLIPGLVLVVLVLVINLLGDWLRDVMNPRLYKG, encoded by the coding sequence ATGACAACGGCAACGGTTTCCCGCTGGGACCGCTTCCGCGAGTCCTTTTTCTGGTACAGCTTCAAGCGCGACAAGGTGGCCATCGCCAGCTTCGCGGTGCTGCTGCTGATGGTGCTGGCGGCTGTTTTTGCGCCGCTGCTGGCACCCACCGACCCTTATGATCTGGCGCAGATCAACATCATGAACTCCGAGCTGCCGCCGGTGGGGATGAGCGGATCGGATCCCGCCTTCCCGCTGGGCACCGATGCCCAAGGCCGGGACCTGCTCTCGACCATTCTCTATGGCACCCGGGTGTCGTTGATGATCGGCTTCGGTGCGGTGATTCTGCAGGCCTTCCTGGGCATCCTGTTCGGCCTGCTGGCCGGCTACCTGGGTGGCAAGGTGGATGCCATCCTGATGCGCATCGCCGACGTCCAGCTGTCGTTCTCCACCCTGATGGTGGCGATCATCGTCGGTGCCGTGTTCAAGGCCAGCTTCGGCAACCTGATGTTCGGTGAGATCGCCATCTACATGCTGATCTTCATCATCGGTGTCGCCGAGTGGCCGCAGATCGCCCGTACCGTGCGCGCCTCGGTGCTGGCGGAGAAGAAGAAAGAGTATGTGGACGCGGCCAAGGTGATGGGCTTCGGCACCCGCCGGATCATGTTCCGGCACATCCTGCCCAATACCCTGTCGCCGATCTTTGTCATCGCGACGGTCCAGATCGCCAACGCCATCATTTCCGAAGCGGCGCTGTCGTTCCTGGGCCTGGGCATGCCGGAAACCCAGCCGTCCCTGGGTTCGCTGATCAAATCCGGCTTTGATTACATCCAGAGCGGTTCCTGGTGGATCACCCTGATTCCGGGCCTGGTGCTGGTGGTGCTCGTGCTGGTCATCAACCTGCTGGGTGACTGGTTGCGGGATGTAATGAACCCACGGCTGTACAAGGGGTAA
- a CDS encoding YaeQ family protein: MALKATVFKATLNIADMDRHYYADHHLTLARHPSETDERMMVRLLAFVLNADEHLEFTRGLSTDDEPELWQKSLSDEIELWIELGLPDESRLRKACNRAKKVMLYTYGGRAVPLWWEKHHNKLTRFNNLTIIDLPQEGTEALAGLAERTISLQCTIQDGEVGIGNENTLVTLTPSRLYPAS, translated from the coding sequence ATGGCACTCAAAGCAACCGTCTTCAAGGCCACGCTCAACATCGCCGACATGGACCGACACTACTATGCGGACCACCACCTCACCCTGGCCCGGCATCCTTCGGAGACCGACGAGCGGATGATGGTCCGGCTGCTGGCCTTCGTTCTCAATGCCGACGAGCATCTGGAATTCACCCGTGGCCTGAGCACCGACGACGAACCGGAGCTCTGGCAGAAAAGCCTCAGCGACGAGATCGAACTCTGGATCGAACTGGGCCTGCCAGACGAAAGCCGCCTGCGTAAAGCCTGCAACCGCGCAAAAAAGGTCATGCTGTACACCTATGGCGGGCGAGCAGTCCCGCTGTGGTGGGAAAAACACCACAACAAGCTCACCCGCTTCAACAATCTGACCATCATCGACCTGCCACAGGAGGGAACCGAGGCCCTCGCCGGCCTGGCCGAGCGCACCATCAGCCTGCAATGCACCATCCAGGACGGCGAGGTTGGCATCGGCAATGAGAACACCCTGGTCACCCTGACGCCCTCGCGCCTGTATCCGGCCAGCTGA
- a CDS encoding thiamine pyrophosphate-dependent dehydrogenase E1 component subunit alpha, protein MTTTKSRVVYTPSFTDGAEFRIPTFKVLKQDGSLYKGAKAPALDKDKALRIYRTMVTTRILDERMLAAQRQGRLSFYMQCTGEEAAVIGSAAALDDADMIMAQYREQGALAYRGFTIDEFMNQLFGNELDYGKGRQMPVHYGSKKLNYMTISSPLATQIPQATGYAYGQKLAGDGHCTITYFGEGAASEGDFHAALNMAAVQRVPVIFLCRNNGYAISTPAAEQFAADGVAPRAYGYKMDVIRVDGNDVLAMYEATKAARSLAVEHNRPVLIEAMSYRLAAHSSSDDPSGYRSKDEEAVWREKDPILRMRLWLERKKWWSEDEEKQLQETMRREVLETMKRAQKRPPPPLETLVTDVYDEVPPALAEQYEKLKAHIRRYPDAYPKSAEHAKGGA, encoded by the coding sequence ATGACAACAACAAAATCCAGAGTTGTTTACACCCCGTCTTTCACCGACGGTGCAGAATTCCGTATTCCCACCTTCAAGGTCCTGAAGCAGGACGGCTCCCTGTACAAGGGCGCGAAGGCGCCGGCGCTGGACAAAGACAAAGCCCTGCGCATCTACCGGACCATGGTTACCACCCGGATTCTCGATGAGCGCATGCTCGCCGCCCAGCGCCAGGGCCGACTGAGCTTCTACATGCAGTGCACCGGCGAGGAAGCCGCCGTGATCGGCAGTGCAGCGGCTCTCGATGACGCGGACATGATCATGGCGCAATACCGGGAACAGGGCGCCCTGGCCTACCGGGGTTTCACCATCGACGAGTTCATGAACCAGCTGTTCGGCAATGAACTGGACTACGGCAAGGGCCGCCAGATGCCGGTGCATTATGGCTCCAAGAAGCTGAACTACATGACCATCTCATCGCCCCTGGCCACCCAGATTCCCCAGGCCACCGGTTACGCCTACGGCCAGAAACTGGCAGGCGACGGCCACTGCACCATCACCTATTTCGGCGAAGGTGCCGCCTCGGAAGGTGATTTCCACGCTGCCCTGAACATGGCCGCCGTACAGCGGGTGCCGGTGATCTTCCTGTGCCGCAACAACGGTTATGCCATTTCCACCCCGGCCGCCGAGCAGTTCGCCGCCGACGGTGTCGCACCCCGGGCCTATGGCTACAAAATGGATGTCATCCGGGTGGATGGCAACGATGTCCTGGCCATGTACGAGGCCACCAAAGCCGCCCGCAGCCTGGCGGTGGAACACAACCGCCCGGTGCTGATCGAAGCTATGAGCTATCGCCTCGCCGCTCACTCCTCTTCGGACGATCCTTCCGGTTATCGCAGTAAGGACGAAGAAGCCGTCTGGCGCGAGAAAGACCCGATCCTGCGCATGCGGCTCTGGCTCGAACGCAAGAAGTGGTGGAGCGAGGACGAAGAGAAACAGCTGCAGGAAACCATGCGCCGGGAAGTACTGGAGACCATGAAACGGGCCCAGAAACGCCCGCCGCCCCCGCTGGAAACCCTGGTCACCGATGTGTACGACGAGGTGCCCCCGGCCCTGGCCGAGCAGTACGAGAAGCTGAAGGCCCACATCCGCAGGTACCCGGACGCCTACCCCAAGAGCGCCGAACACGCCAAGGGAGGTGCCTGA
- a CDS encoding ABC transporter substrate-binding protein — protein sequence MKKLIAAFVGSMALAAAPVALSAEATKELKMAYDADPVTLDIHEQLSGGILQLSHMTFDPLLRWTSDLGFEPRLAESWERVDENTMRFKLREGVKFHSGNELTTDDVKFTFDRLKQSQDFKAIFKPFSGINVIDDYTFELVTSEPYPLLLNTATYIFPLDSEFYSGQTEDGKDKSAITKHGNSFASENLSGTGPYTVTERKQGVRVEFERFDDYWDTESPGNVGKIVLTPIKENNTRVSALLSGGVDFIAPVPPNDLERIRNDKNANLVTMSGTRIILFHMNQERVEAFKNPKVRQAIAYAINQEGIAAKIMKGFATPAAQMSPAGYQGHNESLTPRFDVAKAQQLMKEAGYEDGFTITMMAPNNRYVNDDKIAQAVAAMLARINIKVDLKTLPKAQYWPEYDNRAGDMMMIGWHADTEDSANFYEFLTFCPDAESGSGQYNAGNYCNPEIDALVQKANVETDLDKRAAMLQEVEQRLYDDAAFVPLHWQDLAWASKKNVKIEPVLNVMNFPYLGDLVIE from the coding sequence ATGAAAAAACTGATTGCAGCATTTGTCGGTTCCATGGCCCTGGCAGCGGCACCGGTAGCCCTGTCCGCCGAGGCGACCAAGGAACTGAAAATGGCGTACGACGCCGACCCCGTGACCCTCGATATCCACGAGCAGCTCTCAGGAGGCATCCTGCAGCTGTCCCACATGACCTTTGACCCGCTGCTGCGCTGGACCAGCGACCTGGGCTTCGAGCCGCGCCTGGCAGAAAGCTGGGAGCGCGTTGATGAGAACACCATGCGCTTCAAGCTGCGCGAAGGCGTGAAGTTCCACTCCGGCAATGAACTGACCACCGACGATGTGAAGTTCACTTTCGATCGCCTGAAGCAGAGCCAGGACTTCAAGGCCATCTTCAAGCCGTTCAGCGGCATCAACGTGATCGATGACTACACCTTCGAGCTGGTGACCAGCGAGCCCTACCCGCTGCTGCTGAACACGGCCACCTACATCTTCCCGCTGGACAGCGAGTTCTATAGTGGCCAGACCGAGGACGGCAAGGACAAGAGCGCCATTACCAAGCACGGCAACTCCTTCGCCTCCGAGAACCTGTCCGGTACCGGGCCCTACACGGTGACCGAGCGAAAACAGGGCGTGCGGGTCGAGTTTGAACGGTTTGACGACTACTGGGATACCGAGTCTCCGGGTAATGTCGGCAAAATCGTGCTGACCCCGATCAAGGAGAACAACACCCGGGTGTCCGCATTGCTGTCCGGTGGTGTCGATTTCATCGCCCCGGTACCGCCCAATGATCTGGAGCGGATTCGCAACGACAAGAACGCAAATCTGGTGACCATGAGCGGTACCCGTATCATCCTGTTTCACATGAACCAGGAGCGTGTGGAAGCCTTCAAGAACCCGAAGGTTCGTCAGGCCATTGCCTATGCCATCAACCAGGAAGGCATTGCCGCCAAGATCATGAAGGGCTTCGCCACCCCGGCGGCCCAGATGTCTCCGGCCGGTTACCAGGGCCATAACGAGTCCCTCACGCCGCGTTTCGATGTGGCCAAGGCTCAGCAGTTGATGAAAGAGGCCGGTTACGAGGATGGCTTCACCATCACCATGATGGCGCCGAACAACCGTTACGTGAATGACGACAAGATCGCCCAGGCGGTGGCTGCCATGCTGGCTCGCATCAACATCAAGGTGGATCTGAAGACCCTGCCGAAGGCCCAGTACTGGCCGGAATACGACAACCGCGCCGGTGACATGATGATGATCGGCTGGCACGCGGATACCGAGGACTCTGCTAACTTCTACGAGTTCCTGACCTTCTGCCCGGATGCCGAAAGCGGTTCCGGCCAGTACAACGCGGGCAACTACTGCAACCCCGAAATCGACGCCCTGGTGCAGAAAGCCAACGTCGAGACCGATCTGGACAAGCGCGCCGCCATGCTGCAGGAAGTAGAGCAGCGTCTGTATGACGATGCCGCCTTCGTTCCGCTGCACTGGCAGGACCTGGCCTGGGCCTCGAAGAAGAACGTGAAGATTGAGCCGGTGCTCAACGTCATGAACTTCCCGTACCTGGGTGACCTGGTTATCGAGTAA
- a CDS encoding LysR family transcriptional regulator — translation MEVRWLEDFLALARTRHFSRAAELQHVSQPTFSRRIKLLEEAMGSTLINRQTLPLSLTPAGEVFRELCERITRDVRDTRDRIAALEAEASARISVGSTQGLFSHFYQGWATDAGIAERLQLNLKATSWVGEQFLEALESGECDLVLCYWHPDLPWGGRLTADSFDWLVLAREALVPFSVADEQGHPRFPLPGSPEQPVPLIAYHNRGFLQSAIEGHLARRKLTANLLPLNENTQSASIKALVKQGFGMGWLPQRMTEKSEQFGSLVRAGDERWDVPLEIRLIRLRDARSDDLLNLWKQLED, via the coding sequence ATGGAAGTACGCTGGCTGGAAGACTTTCTGGCGCTTGCGCGCACGCGCCATTTCTCACGGGCTGCCGAACTGCAGCACGTGAGCCAGCCTACGTTCAGTCGGCGCATCAAGCTGCTGGAAGAAGCCATGGGCAGTACCCTGATCAACCGCCAGACCCTGCCGCTGTCGCTGACGCCGGCCGGAGAGGTGTTTCGGGAACTGTGCGAGCGCATTACCCGGGATGTCAGGGATACCAGGGACCGCATTGCGGCATTGGAAGCCGAGGCGTCGGCAAGGATCAGTGTCGGCTCTACCCAGGGCCTGTTCTCGCATTTTTACCAGGGCTGGGCGACGGACGCGGGAATCGCCGAACGCCTCCAGCTGAACCTGAAGGCCACCAGCTGGGTCGGTGAGCAATTCCTGGAAGCCCTGGAAAGCGGCGAGTGCGATCTGGTGCTGTGTTACTGGCACCCGGATCTGCCCTGGGGCGGGCGGCTGACGGCCGACAGTTTTGACTGGCTGGTACTGGCCCGGGAAGCCCTGGTGCCGTTCAGCGTAGCTGACGAGCAGGGCCATCCCCGGTTCCCGCTGCCCGGAAGCCCCGAGCAGCCGGTGCCGCTGATTGCCTACCATAACCGGGGGTTTCTGCAGTCGGCGATTGAGGGCCACCTGGCACGCCGGAAGCTGACCGCCAACCTGTTGCCCCTGAACGAGAATACCCAGTCGGCCAGTATCAAGGCCCTGGTCAAACAAGGCTTCGGCATGGGCTGGTTGCCACAACGGATGACGGAGAAGAGCGAGCAGTTCGGCAGCCTGGTGCGGGCAGGCGATGAGCGC
- a CDS encoding oligopeptide/dipeptide ABC transporter ATP-binding protein has translation MTSPLVSIRGLEKRFDLSGSLLEQITFESGRFRRKQEAVHAINGVDLEVQKGEALCVVGESGCGKSTVARTVMGLLSPSAGEIHYGGQRIDNLDGKAALPYRRKMQMIFQNPYASLNPRMTIQQTLEEPIRFHHPDWSPTQVRDKIHEVMHSVGIDPDWGSRFGHEFSGGQRQRIAIARALAVDPEFIVADEPISALDVSIQAQVLNLLMDAQESRGLTYLFITHDLAVVEHFGTRVAVMYLGRVCELADTKNLFATPRHPYTQALLSAIPKLEDDRPNHIRLKGEVPTPVNLPSGCVFHGRCPYANERCRQEVPQLIVTDGGTQVACHAVEEGRL, from the coding sequence ATGACCTCCCCGTTGGTAAGTATTCGCGGTCTTGAGAAGCGCTTTGACCTGTCCGGCAGCCTGCTGGAACAGATTACCTTTGAGAGCGGGCGCTTCCGGCGCAAACAGGAAGCCGTTCATGCCATCAATGGCGTCGATCTGGAAGTGCAGAAGGGCGAGGCCCTGTGCGTGGTGGGCGAATCCGGCTGTGGCAAGTCCACCGTGGCCCGGACGGTCATGGGGCTGCTTTCCCCCAGCGCCGGCGAGATCCATTACGGCGGTCAGCGCATCGACAATCTGGATGGGAAGGCTGCACTGCCTTATCGGCGCAAGATGCAGATGATCTTCCAGAACCCCTATGCGTCCCTGAACCCGCGCATGACCATCCAGCAGACCCTGGAAGAACCGATCCGCTTCCACCATCCGGACTGGTCCCCAACTCAGGTGCGGGACAAGATCCACGAGGTCATGCACTCGGTGGGCATCGATCCGGACTGGGGCAGCCGGTTCGGCCACGAGTTCTCCGGCGGTCAGCGCCAGCGTATCGCCATTGCCCGGGCGCTGGCGGTGGACCCGGAGTTCATCGTGGCGGACGAGCCGATCTCCGCCCTGGACGTGTCCATCCAGGCCCAGGTGCTGAACCTGCTGATGGACGCCCAGGAAAGCCGAGGGCTGACCTACCTGTTCATCACCCACGACCTGGCGGTGGTGGAGCATTTCGGTACCCGCGTGGCGGTGATGTATCTCGGCCGGGTGTGCGAGCTGGCGGACACCAAAAACCTGTTTGCCACACCCCGGCACCCGTACACCCAGGCATTGCTGTCTGCCATTCCCAAGCTGGAGGATGACCGGCCCAACCACATCCGTCTGAAAGGGGAGGTGCCGACGCCGGTGAACCTGCCCTCTGGCTGTGTGTTCCACGGCCGCTGCCCCTATGCCAACGAACGGTGTCGGCAGGAGGTCCCCCAACTGATCGTCACCGACGGCGGCACGCAGGTGGCCTGCCACGCGGTGGAAGAGGGACGGTTGTAA
- a CDS encoding ABC transporter ATP-binding protein — protein sequence MALLEVKDLDVRFAVRGGDLTALRGISFTLDKGERLGLVGESGAGKSVAAFSILNLIAQPGYIAGGQILFEGRDLAAMSERELRKIRGNRIAMIFQDPMMTLNPVLNIGTQMVEAILAHRKISKKEARAIALDRLQKVQIPSPEKRLDQYPHELSGGMRQRVIIAIALLLDPEIIIADEPTTALDVTIQAEIMDLLLNLCEQENVALMLITHDLGVVSQVTQRMLVMYSGRIIEQGPTREIINDAQHPYTQGLINALPQMGEPGERLFQIPGSMPSLKNVPTGCPFHPRCNFATEQCKQAMPEYVRSGNVAVACYEVANLIEQEKRMQEAES from the coding sequence ATGGCACTGTTGGAAGTAAAAGATCTGGATGTGCGTTTTGCCGTGCGGGGCGGTGACCTGACCGCCTTGCGCGGTATCAGCTTCACCCTGGACAAGGGCGAGCGGCTGGGGCTGGTCGGGGAGTCCGGTGCCGGGAAGTCGGTGGCGGCTTTTTCCATTCTGAACCTGATTGCCCAGCCCGGCTACATTGCTGGCGGACAGATCCTGTTCGAAGGCAGGGATCTCGCGGCCATGAGCGAGCGGGAGTTGCGCAAGATTCGCGGCAACCGCATCGCCATGATCTTCCAGGACCCGATGATGACCCTGAACCCGGTGCTCAACATAGGAACCCAGATGGTGGAGGCCATCCTGGCCCACCGGAAGATCAGCAAAAAAGAAGCCCGGGCGATTGCCCTGGACCGGCTGCAGAAGGTGCAGATTCCGTCGCCGGAGAAGCGCCTGGACCAGTACCCCCATGAGCTGTCCGGAGGCATGCGCCAGCGAGTGATCATTGCCATCGCTCTGCTGCTGGACCCGGAGATCATCATCGCCGATGAGCCCACCACGGCCCTGGACGTGACCATCCAGGCGGAGATCATGGACCTGTTGCTGAACCTGTGCGAGCAGGAGAATGTGGCACTGATGCTGATCACCCATGACCTCGGCGTGGTCTCCCAGGTGACCCAGCGCATGCTGGTTATGTACTCCGGCCGCATCATCGAGCAGGGGCCGACCCGGGAAATCATCAACGATGCCCAGCACCCCTACACCCAGGGGCTGATCAACGCGTTGCCCCAGATGGGTGAGCCCGGTGAGCGCCTGTTCCAGATTCCCGGCTCCATGCCGTCCCTGAAGAACGTGCCCACCGGTTGCCCGTTTCACCCCCGCTGCAACTTCGCCACCGAGCAGTGCAAGCAGGCAATGCCGGAGTATGTGCGCTCGGGCAATGTGGCTGTGGCCTGTTACGAAGTCGCCAACCTGATTGAGCAGGAGAAACGCATGCAGGAGGCCGAGTCATGA
- a CDS encoding CidA/LrgA family protein, translating into MTMLRGFLVLVLFFILGESMRVLLALPVSGGVLGMVVITFTLMVKGSVSDDLASASQGLISVLVLLIMPGVVGVFFTADQFSGQWLAVAAALLVGTFLSVLTTLLLMKLVTVRGEQHRE; encoded by the coding sequence ATGACGATGTTGCGTGGTTTTCTGGTATTGGTGCTGTTTTTTATCCTGGGCGAGTCCATGCGGGTGCTGCTCGCGCTGCCGGTCAGTGGCGGTGTGCTCGGGATGGTGGTCATTACCTTTACGCTGATGGTGAAGGGCAGCGTCAGTGATGATCTGGCCTCGGCCAGTCAAGGGCTGATCTCGGTGTTGGTGCTGCTGATTATGCCCGGGGTGGTCGGGGTGTTCTTTACCGCCGATCAGTTCTCGGGCCAGTGGCTGGCGGTCGCCGCAGCGCTGCTGGTCGGTACCTTCCTGAGTGTGCTCACCACCTTGTTGTTGATGAAGCTGGTGACCGTGAGGGGAGAGCAGCATCGTGAATGA
- a CDS encoding transketolase C-terminal domain-containing protein, which translates to MTQMNMLQAINNALDTAMAADERVLCFGEDVGVFGGVFRATSNLQQKYGKARCFNTPLVEQGIIGFANGLAAQGSVPVAEIQFADYIFPAFDQIVNESAKFRYRSGDLFNVGGLTIRAPYGGGIAGGLYHSQSPEAYFAHTPGLKIVVPRNPHQAKGLLLAAIHDLNPVLFFEPKRLYRASVGEVPDEEYRLPLGEAEVLKEGTDVTVLGWGAQMEVIEQAVDMAEKDGISCEVIDLRTILPWDVETVANSVFKTGRLVVTHEAPLTGGFAGEIAATIQERCFLYLESPIARVTGMDTPFPLVLEKEHLPNHLKVFEAIRSSVDF; encoded by the coding sequence ATGACACAGATGAACATGCTTCAGGCCATCAACAACGCCCTGGACACGGCCATGGCCGCCGACGAGCGGGTGCTGTGTTTCGGTGAGGACGTGGGTGTCTTCGGTGGCGTTTTCCGGGCCACCAGCAACCTGCAACAGAAGTACGGCAAGGCCCGCTGCTTCAACACCCCTCTGGTGGAACAGGGCATTATCGGCTTTGCCAACGGCCTGGCGGCCCAGGGCTCCGTGCCTGTAGCCGAGATCCAGTTTGCCGACTACATCTTCCCGGCGTTCGACCAGATCGTGAACGAGTCCGCCAAGTTCCGGTACCGCTCCGGCGACCTGTTCAATGTCGGCGGGCTCACCATTCGCGCGCCTTACGGTGGCGGTATTGCCGGCGGGCTTTACCACTCCCAGTCGCCAGAGGCCTACTTCGCCCACACGCCAGGGCTCAAGATTGTGGTGCCGCGCAACCCCCACCAGGCCAAGGGCCTGCTGTTGGCTGCGATCCACGACCTCAACCCCGTGCTGTTCTTCGAGCCCAAGCGGCTCTACCGCGCCTCCGTTGGTGAAGTGCCGGACGAGGAATACCGGCTGCCTCTGGGTGAAGCCGAAGTCCTCAAGGAAGGCACGGACGTGACCGTGCTGGGCTGGGGCGCGCAGATGGAAGTGATCGAACAGGCCGTCGACATGGCGGAAAAGGATGGCATTTCCTGTGAAGTCATCGACCTGCGGACCATCCTGCCCTGGGACGTGGAGACCGTGGCCAACTCGGTATTCAAGACCGGGCGCCTGGTGGTTACCCACGAAGCGCCCCTGACCGGTGGATTCGCCGGCGAAATCGCGGCGACCATCCAGGAACGTTGCTTCCTGTACCTGGAATCCCCAATCGCACGGGTCACCGGGATGGACACCCCGTTCCCGCTGGTGCTGGAGAAAGAGCACCTGCCCAATCACCTGAAGGTCTTCGAGGCCATCAGGTCGAGCGTGGACTTCTAG
- a CDS encoding LrgB family protein: MVNDLFTRLGALSDTLAATPILAIGLTLGAFFAGNWLFTRIGRPLWLPPVLLSACLLSGVIAVLALDYQAYQQGARWLTVLLGPATVALGIPLYQQMHHIRAMWRPIVVTLPIAATLAAVYALVIAWALGATPEVLASLAPKSVTAPIAIGITEQLGGSVPLMMGGLLITGVVATLFVDLLARLLPVKDERILGFALGLNGHAIGTARAFEISHTAGAFASLGMGLTGVFTAMILPLVFRL; this comes from the coding sequence ATCGTGAATGACCTGTTCACCCGCCTCGGGGCTTTGTCCGATACTCTTGCGGCCACGCCGATACTCGCCATCGGCCTGACCCTGGGGGCCTTCTTTGCCGGCAACTGGCTGTTCACCCGTATCGGCAGGCCTTTGTGGCTGCCACCGGTGTTGTTGTCCGCGTGCCTGCTGTCCGGGGTGATTGCCGTCCTGGCGCTGGATTACCAGGCCTACCAGCAGGGCGCGCGCTGGCTGACCGTGCTTCTGGGCCCAGCCACGGTCGCTCTCGGCATTCCGCTGTACCAGCAGATGCACCATATCCGTGCCATGTGGCGCCCGATTGTGGTGACCCTGCCCATTGCCGCGACCCTGGCGGCAGTCTACGCCCTGGTGATTGCCTGGGCTCTCGGGGCTACCCCGGAGGTGCTGGCATCGCTGGCGCCGAAGTCGGTGACCGCGCCGATTGCCATTGGCATCACCGAACAACTGGGTGGCTCGGTGCCCCTGATGATGGGCGGGCTGCTGATCACCGGTGTGGTGGCAACCCTCTTCGTTGACCTGCTCGCGCGCCTGTTGCCGGTAAAGGATGAGAGAATCCTGGGCTTTGCCCTGGGCCTGAACGGTCATGCCATCGGTACCGCCCGGGCATTTGAGATCAGCCATACCGCCGGGGCGTTTGCGTCCCTGGGCATGGGTCTGACCGGGGTGTTTACCGCCATGATCCTGCCGCTGGTGTTTCGCCTCTGA
- a CDS encoding ABC transporter permease, translating into MLAFLVQRISQAFLVMFVISVIAFAIQDGLGDPLQEMVGMSVSEEEREAIREELGLNDPMVVQYLRFAGNALQGDLGNSYFYSKPTLEVIAEHLPATLELVIGASLIIVFLSVPIGVYAAIRPQAWLSKFFMGVSTVGISIPVFLTAIVLIQLFSIGVTVNWFPSDTGWGQWLNDFFTTEGGLPSYGRSDELTHLFGTWESGFFTGTGLMHLVLPSVSLASIMLPLFIRLIRAEMMEVLQSDYIRYARAKGLSAGRINFLHALKNTMLPVITVGGVQIGIMVAYTILTETVFQWPGVGLMFLEAITRSDIPLIVAYLMVVGLIFVVTNTLVDLIYGLVNPTVKLTGKKA; encoded by the coding sequence ATGTTAGCGTTTTTGGTTCAGCGGATTTCCCAGGCGTTTCTGGTCATGTTTGTGATCAGTGTCATTGCCTTTGCCATTCAGGATGGCCTCGGGGACCCGCTTCAGGAAATGGTGGGGATGTCCGTCTCCGAAGAGGAGCGTGAAGCCATTCGTGAGGAGCTTGGCCTGAACGACCCGATGGTGGTGCAGTACCTGCGTTTTGCGGGCAATGCGTTGCAGGGCGACCTGGGCAATTCCTATTTCTACAGCAAGCCGACCCTGGAGGTGATCGCCGAGCACCTGCCGGCAACACTGGAGCTGGTCATCGGTGCCAGCCTGATCATCGTGTTTCTGTCGGTGCCGATCGGTGTCTATGCCGCGATCCGGCCCCAGGCATGGCTGTCCAAATTCTTTATGGGCGTCAGTACCGTGGGTATTTCCATCCCTGTGTTCCTGACGGCCATTGTGCTGATCCAGCTGTTCTCCATCGGGGTGACGGTGAACTGGTTCCCGTCCGACACCGGATGGGGGCAGTGGCTGAACGATTTCTTTACCACCGAGGGCGGCCTGCCTTCCTATGGCCGCAGCGATGAACTGACGCATCTGTTCGGCACCTGGGAGTCCGGTTTCTTCACCGGTACCGGGCTGATGCATCTGGTCCTACCGTCGGTGTCGCTGGCCTCGATCATGCTGCCGCTGTTCATTCGCCTGATCCGCGCGGAGATGATGGAGGTGCTGCAGAGCGACTACATCCGCTACGCCCGGGCCAAGGGCCTGAGCGCCGGCCGCATCAACTTCCTGCACGCGCTGAAGAACACCATGCTGCCGGTGATTACCGTCGGCGGTGTGCAGATTGGCATCATGGTGGCCTACACCATCCTCACCGAGACCGTGTTCCAGTGGCCGGGTGTAGGCCTGATGTTCCTCGAGGCCATTACCCGCAGCGACATCCCGCTGATCGTCGCCTACCTGATGGTGGTGGGCCTGATTTTCGTGGTGACCAATACCCTGGTGGATCTGATCTACGGCCTGGTCAACCCCACCGTCAAACTGACAGGTAAGAAAGCATGA